In the genome of Brachypodium distachyon strain Bd21 chromosome 3, Brachypodium_distachyon_v3.0, whole genome shotgun sequence, the window CAGTTACTATGATATCCCCACCCCTTTTAAGTTCCAATTGAGTCCATTTTCACCAGATGCGGAATCATGTCTAATTTTCAGTCTATTGGCTCCAGACACCATATACATGCCAGTTCCCTCTGTCCTTGCATAACGCAGTGCATCCCTTCCCATTGGTCTTTTGAAACACCATAGTTGCTGCATTGCGGAATGCTTTTGTGTTGACATTACTTACTTTCCCTTAAACATGTTTTGTTATTGTCCATGACAATTGGCTGTAACATCGCAGCTACTGCGCAGGCATCGGCAAAAAAACACTGACGGAAGCACTCTTACTTCAGAAGAAGTATGTTCCCTTCCTGTAGATTGTAGTGTGTAGTGATGATGTGTTATTAAGCTACTCTTAGAGATTGCCAATGCTCTCACTCCTCTCCTATCATTTGCTTGTTAATGAAAGTGGTTCCAAATAACACAGACAtatttcaataaaaaaatcaagttggCAGAAAAGCATGAATTGATTATCCTCCTGTTGTCAGTCAGGCAAACAATCTGCGTGCTATGTTATTGGGAATGGTCGATGATCCTCGTGTGGTGCTTATCAAGCTGTCAGACCGCTTGCACAATATGCGAACAATGTATGTCATTTTTGGCTTCTCATTTGTATTTAACTTGCCATACAtgtaaaacatgttttctATTCTGAAGTATCTATCATTTTGTCTGGCGATTCCATTGCTGTACTTTCTTTTTGCTCATCATTTCAAAATATCTCCATGTTCTTGTGAGCTCCAAATGATTGTCATCAGAAGTTTCTGTGTCACCTTGCAAGCCTAAAACCCAAGTGCTGGAACCAGTGATGGAATAAACCATTTAAACACAACGGAAACTAGGAAACTAAATTTAATAAATCAGGTTTTGTGTTAAAAATAATGGATAGGTTAGAGAATAGAATTCTagtgattttgttttgtgttgttACCATGTGCCGTTGAATGAAGGTGAGTCCTTATATAATATACTAATCTCAAGACAAGGAACAATACAGTATCCATACTCCTTGGCTCAGCCCTAGGCCTAAGCTTATATACTAGTACCCTTTTTTTGGTTTGTGCCGATCTTTAATTTACTGTGTATTTTCGCCTGAATCATTTGTGCCCATCGGCATCATAACACAGCTCAACTTAGGGCCAGTTCTTTTACGGCTTTCTGAACCGGCTTCTCTGAGAAGCTGCTCTCACCCAGCTTCCTGTAGAAGCCGcaacctaaatttgattaggctaccaaactagtttggccTAAACTACTTTGGAAACCTAGCTAAATCTAAGATtcggcttctccaggaagctaGGTGAGAGCAGCTTCTAGGAGAAGCCGGTCCtaaaagccgaaaagaacgcagCCTTAGTCCATGCTTCTCCTTTAGGTGCCTAAATACCCACATCTGAACATGTCCTTTATTTATTGAAATGTTACTACCTTTAACTTAAGTATGCTATCAAATAGTTATTGGATTATGTAAATGGTTGTGCATTACTGAAAGCAGTATTTCAGCTATGCTCTTCCCATCCCCAAAGCTGAAGCTGTTGCTCAAGAGACATTGGCTGTCTGGTGCTCACTTGCTTCTCGATTGGGAGTATGGGCTTTGAAAGCGGAGCTAGAAGATTTATGCTTTGCTGTCCTTCaggttattttttttctctctctttaaCATATCGTTTGGCTCCTAAATGTTATTTTGTTAATCTGTAATATTTTCAATATGATACTTTTTTGGCTTTACTTGATGCTGGATACTTACTAGGCGGGCATTATGTCTTGTATTTGTTGTGGTCAAATTTCAAGAGATACTATGTTCAGTTATATTTATTTAACATGAATGCTGGTGCAAAGTTTGTTTGCATGTCACACCACTGGATGGGTTTCTCAAATATGTTGATCTGATGTTAGGAGCCATTTTGTAATGCATGCTTGTGGTCGACTAGATCTCTTTCACCACTGGACCAAAATGCTTAAAATTATGTTTGTGCGTACCAATTAGTAAAATTCGTGCATCGAAAGGGGCCAAAGTGATTAGGAGATCTCATGCACTGATTTTGTACATGATCATATTCATATGGATGGGATGCAAGCGGGATCCCTCTTATAGGCCATTAGAGACTTGTTAGTTGAAAATTTGACGAGAAGATTTGGAAATTGAACTAGAAGTGGGTTGTATGCGGAATACTGCTTGCATCCGTATCATATGGGGGTTGGGGGGCCTCCCACTAGGTCCAGTACTGGGCTTATGGTGTTGTTTTGATCCTCTTCATCTCATTATTCCTACCAGGGTCTTGCATCTGCAATGAGTTTTTCAtgttaccttttctttttgtacaAATTTACTATGTAATAGCTTCTGTTTATTGTGTATATTGTTATATTTAATTGTTTCCTATCTCTGTCAAATGCATGCAGCCCCAAGTTTTCCAGAAAATACGATCTGAACTTACTTCGATGTGGAAGTCTACCAACAAAGATAAAAGCATGagaaggtcatcaatcagaaGTGATTTGCTTGCTTCGACGAAGGAAGTGCATGCAACTTCCACCCATGACTTATATAGTTCAAAAAACCAAGAAGAACCAAATATGGAGGTGAGTTCAAGTAAATGAATATGTTCATTAGCCACACATTCTTAACAAACATTAGCTGTAGTCTGTAGATATTTCGCAACATTTTCATTTCTATTGCCTCTCATAAACACCATTTCCTCATAAAGATATGTATGAAGTGAACTCAATAAATCCTTTCTCATTAACCTTGACTTGGTAAGGTGACCACTTGTGATATTTGATATCATATTTTATTATAAATCCTTCCTTGACTGCAGGATCTGTTGCAAGCTGTATTGCCATTTGACCTTTTTTTGGATCGGGGAAGGCGCTCTGACTTCCTTAATAATCTCCAAAGTAGTTCtgaagcatccaaaaagcCTAAGATTGTTGATGACGCTGCTGTTGCATTAACATCCTTAGCAGCTTGTGAAGAAGAACTTCAGCAGGAATTGCTTATAACAACGTCGTAAGTTCAGATCTTAGTTATTTTAAGAATCCCTAACTTTGGCTCTAATTGTGTATTTATCTATGAGCCTAACTTTGGCTCTAATCGTGTATGTCCGTGGGTCTACTACTAGTCTTGAGGTTCTCAATCTTGAATTACGCTATTTCCTTCAGGTATATACCCGGGATGGAAGTTACTTTGTCAAGTAGACTCAAGAGCTTGTATAGTATCTACTGTAAGGTACCATTAGTCAATTACTTCTGTCTGTTATATACTAAAACACAATAAGGGGTGCCCGAGGGGAAACCCCatgttgatccacatcatcagTATAATTTAGGCAATTAAATCTTATATTTAACGGTCAAGATCTAATTAGAGGGATATATTTGATGGGCTAGCAATAAAACATCAGTGGTTCTAATATGTTATGGTTAATGGTAATTAAGCCAAGCCATTATTTGTTTTTACTGTGCTAAATGTAACATACTCTGTTAGGCGATCAATGTATCACAGTCTGTcaaccttttgtttttcttcatggGTCATGAAAATATCAAGTAGTAAGCTAAGATCTGTTAGTCACAATCTATATCTATAGTTTTGGAAGAATATATTATTAAGTATTAACGGGTATTTGAAGATGTTTTTACGGTGCCAAATgtaacatactccctccgtttctaaatgtatgaagtcctagctttgtcctaagtcaaacttcttaaactttgaccaagtttatagagaaatctaccaacatctatgACTCTAaaatagttttattaaatccatcatgatatattttcatagtatacttatttgatattgtagaatacttatttgatacttACATTTAGTAACGGACGGAGTAGTATGTTAGGTGATCAGTATTATGACCTCTCATGAATTGTGAGCCtaaatgaaaaacaaattcatGAAACTGTCTTCTGCATGATGGTGTCATTAATTATTGATGCATTTTTTATCGACAGATGGAAAGGAAACATGTAGGCATTAGACAAGTCTACGATGCTCGTGCGTTGAGGGTGATTGTCGGAGACAAAAACGGTGCATTGCATGGACCTGCAGTCAGGAGTTGCTACAGCATCCTTGACATAGTACACAGGTTTCTAGTGAATTTAGTTATTTGTCTGGAGCTACCCATGTTAACAAGGTCCAGACATGTTAAAATTTCCTACTCGACCAAATAAATGCTTTATTTGATGTATCATTTAGTACCAACTTGTTTATGTGTACTTGTGAACCACATACTTTGTCTGATTTAAGATCCATATTTTAAACTGCCTGCTTCATCCGTATGTGCAGGCTATGGACTCCAATCGATGGGGAGTTTGATGACTACATTATCAACCCTAAGGGTAGTGGTTACCAAGTAAGCGTCACCTGGTACCAAATTAAACATATCATGCATGATATGTGGTATTCTCAACCGCTGCATTGATAGGTAGTAATGTCAATTGGATGAAGTAATACAGTAAAAAAATCCAGCATGCTTAGTTTTGCACTGGTGATGCTATAGTTGCCCAAGCTAGTATTGTGCCGTTATACCATAAATGGGCTTAGAGTTGAATCTTGACCCTCTTGTCAAATCAATTAATTTACTGGTGGTTATTCTCTGTTCTAGTCACTCCATACAGCAGTTCAGGCATCTGATAGCTCACCGCTGGAGGTCCAAATTAGGACCCAGGTAGATAAGACAcgtcttccttttttgtttgaataatttttttggcaGTTTGTCCTGATCCTTCTGAAGTTGTTGCCCACAGCGAATGCATGAGTATGCAGAATATGGACTTGCTGCTCACTGGTTGTATAAGGAGAGCAAAGTTGACACCAGAAGTGGCATGAGTAACAAGATAAGTCAGAGTACATCGTATGCATCAAGCTCTTCAGAAGATGAAAGTTATGTAAAAGACAGTATACCCTCTATAAAAGTGGGGCATCCAGTCCTCAGAATTGATGGTAATCACTTACTGGCAGCTGTCATAGTCAGGTATGGCTTCAACTCAATTATAAACAGACTTTGTTGTTTATTTTGGAGCATTATTGCAGCTGATATCTGATTGTGCCAGTTGATTTACAGCATAGATAAAGGTGGGAAAGAATTGCTTGTTGCGGTGCATTTTACCCATGAAGCTTCTGAAGATGTAGCTGAACGAAGATCTTCCTTTCAGTTGGAGCGTTGGGAAGCTTATGCTAGACTTCATAAGAAGGTTAATCTGATGATAACAGATTTCCTTGATGGATTCTGCATGAGAGGAATTCCTAATTTCTATCTAATACCCAAACTTGTTTCAGGTTACTGAGAAATGGTGGTGTGCGCCAGGGCATGGTGACTGGTCAACAAACCTTGAGAAGTATACACTATGCCGAGATGGTATATTCCATAAGGTTCGCATGGCTGAAACTGTGAAACATTACTACTTTTTATTAAATTGTTTCTTGGGTTGTTtgcattccttttttttgaactGTCTTTTCAAAtatcgagtttttttttaatatggaCTAGTTGTGCATGTGATAGAAAAGTTTCCTGGTCTGAAAGTTTGAGTTCTGATGTTAAATCACTGTCTCTGGCTCTCTGCCCTAATAGATCATTATGACCTATATGGTTGATTAATATCCTGTACACctataatttattttgcagCAAGACCAATTTGGGAGACTTCTGCCAACATTTATTCAAATAATCGATTTaacagaagaggaagaggatgaaTACTGGATGGTTGTTTCTGCAGTATTTGAGGGTAAAGAAACCTCCACTCTGACATCTGAATCGAGCAACGCTGATAGACCAACTTCTTACCCTCCAAGCTCTACTCCCTTGAGTGATCCCATCAACAATAAGGTATCCATCTCTCATGTTTACCTTATTTTGTAGAAGGACAGCTCAATTCTCATTGTTCGTTCAATATGCCCCATAGGTGCATTTGCTCAGGACCATGCTTCAATGGGAGGAGCAAGTACGCCGTGGAGCATCGTGGGCGGAGAGAAGTCTTGGCGCAAGAACGCTCACCGAACCAATCCTTCATGAGGTAGCAATCATCTGCTGGCCGTACGGGAAGATAATGAGAATGAGTACTGGCAGCACAGCCGCGGACGCTGGTAGAAGAATGGGTGTCGACGGTAAGCTGCTTTGGGTCAATGGTCAACTTGTGCAGCCTCAAACCGAGCTTAAGGATGGGGATATAGTTGAAGTGAGGACGTAGTTGCGGTGTCCTCTCACACATTTCTCAGGGTAATTGATCAGTTTGGTTCTCGAGTTCTTACCAACCATCCAAGGATGCAACAGACTGAAGATTGGTAGAAATATTAAAATCTCAAATGTATAGTCCATTTGTGGAAAATAATCGAAGAAAGCAGGATTTATGCTTTGGAAAAGGTACTAGGATTTAGTACTATTTAGATACAGGGAGTAACAAAGTGTTGTATTCTGTACATATGCGACCAGGTAACAACTGTACGTGTCCTTGTGCACTGTAGTATGGTAAATCTATGTACAGTCAGTAACTGACAGTTCTCTGTGAATGCCAATGGTTTCTGTACATAAGGGAGACCGTTCTATGTGTCTACTCTCGATCACTTGATCTTTTCCAGTGTTGAACGAGGAATAAGATTCTACGTCCGCTGAGCACTTCAATATAATCGAGCAAATCCAAATAGGTCCGTATCTGAGATGGAAGACgtggggaaaagagagagcatCATTAATTTATTTTCACGGCGCCAACGAATTCGGTTCTCCTTTCACCCACGAAAATGAGCTCATTTCTCGAACCGTTTATCAGAGCCGTTGAGGTGACGAATATGTTGGGTTGTGTAAATTTGCCTTGCCGCCGTGTCACATTCTCTTTCACAATTTTCGTTAAAATTTTGGCCAACCAAGGACTAAGAAATTTTTAACCATTAGCATTTGCTAGCCAATGGTTGGTAAtttctttattttgaaaagaatGGCTGGTAATGATAGAGCATGAGTTGTCATGAACTAAACACACCCGTGTTGCCTCGTCAGCAAGTAATGTGGTTGCCCATCAATCAACGAATATcttccctgaaaaaaaaagaaaaaaaattcaatcaaCGAATAGCGAAATGATCTCCATTCCGGCCGAAGAGGAAAGACTTCAAAGCCTTTCACCCCTCGGGCCTTGGGCTCTCCAGAATCAACGCCTTCCATATTTGCAAAATGAATCGTGTTCAAACGTCACGCAATCACGGACCCCGCATGGCAGCGAGACTCGCAACACCtggtaaaataaaaattcgTCGTGCAGATCTGGAGACGCGTGCTTAAGCGCCTCCCTGACCGGCTGGGCCCACATGCAGCTACAGCCCCGCGCGCTCGCACCGAACGGCTTGCATAGTACGCCGAGTTCTCCACAACCGCCACGTGACCTGACCAAGTTCAAACATTCAAAAAAAGCCTGAAAAGAAAACCCTAGGCGAGAGAGCTGAGGAGGAGCGCCGCCTCCTTTCCCCTCCCCCCAACGGTCAAGTTCCTCGAACCCGGCCGCTCCTATATAAACCCTCGCCCCCCAATTGTTCCGCCGCATCTCAGCATTTCGCCATCCACGAATCCACAGCGTCACATCGGGAGAAGGTAGGTAAGATAAGGGAAGGAGACGATCCAGAGATGGAGGCGATGGCGGCCATGGACTTCAGCACCCTCTCACGCCGCGAGCTACAGGCGCTGAGCAAGCTCAACGGCGTCCGCGCCAACATGAGCAAcgtcgccatggccgaggcCCTGCAGTCCCTCCCCTCGGTAAGGCGTCGTCCCAAGTTTCGCCCCTCcgattcatgtttttttttctctttctcgcGGGTGGTTCGTTGCGGGATTGTTGTCGTTGATTTCGGTCGATGATTTTGGGCGTTTTCTCATATGGGTGTTCGTTGCGGATTAGGTGGCTGGGATCGACGAGATCGGCACCACGCTCTGCCTCCCGACCCCAGGCAAATCGGCGATGAAGTCGGTTCTGAGGGCttcggcggcggtcggggagGACCAGCAGCAAGGGAGCCCGCTCCCACGCGGCCGCCGCGTGTCGGTCAAGTCGCCGGAGGCCATCCGGATGGACGTCGAGGGAGGCGACGACGAGGTGAAGCGAGATCTCATCAAGGAGATAGTGAGGACCCCCGGCGTGGCGCTGCGCAGCACCAGCCGCCGCGCGCGTGCCACTCCCGCGCCCATCCCGACTCCGGCGGCTGATACCCTTCGGAGGAGCCAAAGGTCGGCGGCTCGGAaggcagcggcgccgctggaGGTCGAGGTGTCGACTACAAAGAGATCAACTAGGAAGACTGCGAGATCGAAGGTGATGATTGATTTGGATCAGGATGAGGAGGTTGTGGCGGCACCGGAAGAGGAGAAGGTGCAGGAAGAAGAGCTGAAAGGTGAGGGAGATTCGCTTTCTCTGAtctgtttgtttggttgttcGATTGCTTGGAGGCAGTATATGACTTGAGTTTTCTGTTAATGCAGAGGTTGCCTCTGACGAGAAATGTGATGACCCCAAGTACGAGGAAGTTACAAAGCCTCTGGAAGAAGGAAACTGCAAGGAGGTTGAACCAGAGCAGGGTCAGGAAGGTGAGATTTGTTCTGATTTCCATTATTGTCTGAATTCGAATCGTCACTGTAATTCGAATCTGTTATTGTTTAATGCAGTTTTTGATGCGATTTTGTGCTTCTGCAGTTAATTCTTCTGTTGTGCCGATGGGATCTACGTTGCCACGGGAAGGTGTGATGGAGGAGGATGCTGCCAATCCCCAGGAAGGTGAGATAATTCAGAGTCCATTCATCTGTTTCCTTGATTTATCTGTACTGATTATGACGATTGTGGCATTTCAAAATTCATccatttgtttgttgtttaTCTGTACTGATTAAGACTCTAGATTGTGGCTTTCCAAAATTCTTCATTTGTTTCATCACAAACTAAATCCATTTATCTGTAGTGATCAACATTTAGAGTTGTTGCTTTCTGAAATATGTTCAGGTGTTCCTTGCTTATATGGTAGTCATTAGGACTGAACTTTTCATCACAAACAACTCAAAATGCAGTTAATTCTTCTACATTTTGAGTTGTTGCTTTCTGCAATATGTCCTTGTGTTCCTTGCTTTACCACTAGTGACTAGGACTGAATTGTGGCATCCCCAAAATCCATCCATGTATTTGCTTTACCCATACTTTGGTTGTCTAAATTGTGTCTGTTCtttgtttttccatttttccATTCGCTAATTATGTACCATGATGCAACAGACGCTGCAGTTGAGGTGGAACAGGAGCTTTTCAGTTCTGAGAAGTGTACTCCCTTGCCAGCAATGGGGGATTCACCAATCCTTGGCGTCCTTTCCAAGGCGGCACCTGAACCAGCCATCAAGAACGTTGAAGATGCATCAACTGAAGATGCTGAAGGCTCTGGCAATTGGTCACCAGTGATGGAGATAACTGACGAGATAAATCGTGCCAGTGAAGAGAAAGAAGTGGCCGCCCTTGAAGCCGTGAAGGAAGATGATTTCATTTCCACTGGTGACGCTGCTGAAGCACCTACCAAGGCGATCCCAGCTTCTGTGGCAGACTATGAGACCAGAGAGGGAGATTACATCAGTGAGGAGAAGAAAATCACTGCTGAAAAGTTACCGAAGGCTGACCTGGCAGAAGATGAACTCGATGGAGAGAGCAGTGAGGAGGATGAACTTGATGAGGAGGACCTCATAGTCGATGCAGATAGTGATGAGACCATTGAGGAGAGCGACTCCACTGACGTTTGCTATGATTccgatgaagaagaagaggaggtgatCAAGCTCAGTCCTAAGATTCTGGAGGCAGAGGCCAAGGATGATGATTTCAGCTCCGATCTGTCAGCAGAGTTTGACAATGTCAATGTCGAAGATTCCAGTGAAGCTAAAACTGAAAGTGATGACTCTCATGTGGCAATGCTGCCCTCTTCTGCAGTCAATGTTGTTGTGAAGACCCTGGATGACTATGCCATCACTGAAGAGCTAGAAGGATCAAGCGAGGGCGACAATGTTTCTGAGCACGTTGAGACCATCGCCAAGTCCCTCAATAAGGTCACCATCACTGAGGACAAGAAAGAGCGCGAAAAGGAGGAGAAGCAACTGATATTTGGGAAC includes:
- the LOC100839209 gene encoding uncharacterized protein LOC100839209 — encoded protein: MTPSPASTSAADAGMLGRRLVLLPAGAAASLARGERRRARMRLGCVLEHVVPRLAVASAALVGAGEVIAAAAVAGGSSGAGHAAVASTIAQLAVSAVAIASGACLSTKVDFLWPRIEQLPDTLVFEGVEVTGYQIFEDPKVQKAIVFASTAHFGQFRRTGDPYVTHCIHTGKILAALVPSTGERAINTVVAGILHDVIDDTTESLKSIEEQFGNDVASLVSCVSKLSYINQLLRRHRQKNTDGSTLTSEEANNLRAMLLGMVDDPRVVLIKLSDRLHNMRTIYALPIPKAEAVAQETLAVWCSLASRLGVWALKAELEDLCFAVLQPQVFQKIRSELTSMWKSTNKDKSMRRSSIRSDLLASTKEVHATSTHDLYSSKNQEEPNMEDLLQAVLPFDLFLDRGRRSDFLNNLQSSSEASKKPKIVDDAAVALTSLAACEEELQQELLITTSYIPGMEVTLSSRLKSLYSIYCKMERKHVGIRQVYDARALRVIVGDKNGALHGPAVRSCYSILDIVHRLWTPIDGEFDDYIINPKGSGYQSLHTAVQASDSSPLEVQIRTQRMHEYAEYGLAAHWLYKESKVDTRSGMSNKISQSTSYASSSSEDESYVKDSIPSIKVGHPVLRIDGNHLLAAVIVSIDKGGKELLVAVHFTHEASEDVAERRSSFQLERWEAYARLHKKVTEKWWCAPGHGDWSTNLEKYTLCRDGIFHKQDQFGRLLPTFIQIIDLTEEEEDEYWMVVSAVFEGKETSTLTSESSNADRPTSYPPSSTPLSDPINNKVHLLRTMLQWEEQVRRGASWAERSLGARTLTEPILHEVAIICWPYGKIMRMSTGSTAADAGRRMGVDGKLLWVNGQLVQPQTELKDGDIVEVRT
- the LOC100835027 gene encoding nucleolin produces the protein MEAMAAMDFSTLSRRELQALSKLNGVRANMSNVAMAEALQSLPSVAGIDEIGTTLCLPTPGKSAMKSVLRASAAVGEDQQQGSPLPRGRRVSVKSPEAIRMDVEGGDDEVKRDLIKEIVRTPGVALRSTSRRARATPAPIPTPAADTLRRSQRSAARKAAAPLEVEVSTTKRSTRKTARSKVMIDLDQDEEVVAAPEEEKVQEEELKEVASDEKCDDPKYEEVTKPLEEGNCKEVEPEQGQEVNSSVVPMGSTLPREGVMEEDAANPQEDAAVEVEQELFSSEKCTPLPAMGDSPILGVLSKAAPEPAIKNVEDASTEDAEGSGNWSPVMEITDEINRASEEKEVAALEAVKEDDFISTGDAAEAPTKAIPASVADYETREGDYISEEKKITAEKLPKADLAEDELDGESSEEDELDEEDLIVDADSDETIEESDSTDVCYDSDEEEEEVIKLSPKILEAEAKDDDFSSDLSAEFDNVNVEDSSEAKTESDDSHVAMLPSSAVNVVVKTLDDYAITEELEGSSEGDNVSEHVETIAKSLNKVTITEDKKEREKEEKQLIFGNEMSLRKLKTAYKKRLIAAKEGEKVITSAEGTRIALAELDDNAGVDC